The proteins below come from a single Ictidomys tridecemlineatus isolate mIctTri1 chromosome 8, mIctTri1.hap1, whole genome shotgun sequence genomic window:
- the Rab44 gene encoding ras-related protein Rab-44: protein MENGQRIPRKGRRLGSSRRRQTREPADGQDAPVAPEPEAWSAQADAELQAFFQDCGAQERGFVTREDLAEAKFSFLASQEEPQMIFDWVDAEQRGRLSLEEFGSGLRTLFGSSLSTHRLRRRRPLPARVSVAPSFPALEEAGAEEREAFLALVGQLGTSPALPEQAELWQLWGKLRQEEPQLAGNLEAFLARMSGRLQEVRADREALELTLRKRDSDHHREVRRLYEEMEQQISREKRQLQAESDSRGLALSSQMQEVLEAKEQEVQKLAEGQRELEARLHHLSDTRQEADSENRQLWAAKQDLAGQLEEVRGQLQVTRRHLDAARGRVSWQIEEEPSVPRSREKAPSPPAISPEEPPLPGLFGDSDDWSQLLNFSSPPPKALQLSWSPPPTPRDASGPQTPRVVRQISLSKSSAWPFGQEPSSDPEGATRSPPGLPDGPEDGKGIDPEEPDLGPERPVKPRGLEPDPEPGPSPEAPLPWSPGAPAGGSGSLVAAALRVLIPLEAEPAPQGAVALPEGPTEPSWGLRSVGQSPTEGLGQGHPRGLGEAPGQALRPDGLPASPLRRPEEEPKAEAGKPGDRSRQDPGSPQAAEAPGLGTGHPASPQQEPPPAPLPADLPQTPVEAPAPGQLSPPGDPPPKAAAGSLEPPRPVPELAQREARPGSPVSAALAEREAGPSRAREPRAGSRPEDLGSDSGEAGLTPSPGDSPASGPPADPEYLFHVIFLGDSNVGKTSFLHLLHQNAFATGLAATVGVDFRVKTLMVDNKCFALQLWDTAGQERYHSLTRQLLRKADGVVLMYDVTSQESFAHVRYWMDCLQDEGSGQAVVLLLGNKMDCEEERQVPTEAGRQLAQDLGVSFGECSAALGHNILEPMMNLARSLRVQEDRLKGSLVEVASERPPKRAGCCF, encoded by the exons ATGGAAAACGGACAGAGAATACCTCGGAAAGGCCGGAGGCTGGGCTCCAGTAGGCGGCGGCAGACCAGAGAGCCAGCTGATGGCCAAGATGCCCCGGTAGCCCCAGAGCCAGAGGCCTGGTCCGCCCAGGCAGATGCGGAACTGCAGGCCTTCTTCCAGGACTGTGGAGCCCAGGAGAGGGGGTTTGTCACCCGCGAGGACCTGGCG GAGGCCAAGTTCAGTTTCCTGGCCAGCCAGGAGGAGCCACAGATGATCTTCGACTGGGTGGACGCAGAGCAGAGGGGCCGCCTCTCCCTGGAAGAATTCGGCTCTGGACTCA GAACCCTCTTTGGCTCCAGCCTGAGCACCCATCGGCTGCGCAGAAGGCGGCCGCTGCCCGCGCGGGTGTCCGTGGCCCCCAGCTTCCCTGCGCTGGAGGAGGCGGGCGCTGAGGAGAGGGAGGCGTTCCTTGCCCTCGTGGGGCAGCTGGGGACCAGCCCTGCCCTTCCTGA gcagGCGGAGCTCTGGCAGCTGTGGGGGAAGCTGCGGCAGGAGGAGCCCCAGCTGGCGGGCAACCTGGAGGCCTTCCTGGCCAGGATGAGCGGCCGCCTGCAGGAGGTCAGGGCTGACCGGGAGGCGCTGGAGCTGACCCTGAGGAA GCGTGACTCCGACCACCACCGCGAGGTGCGCCGGCTCTACGAGGAGATGGAGCAGCAGATCAGCAGGGAGAAGCGGCAGCTGCAGGCCGAG AGCGACTCCCGGGGCCTGGCCCTCAGCTCCCAGATGCAGGAGGTCCTGGAGGCCAAGGAGCAGGAGGTGCAGAAGCTGGCTGAGGGCCAGAGGGAG CTGGAGGCCCGGCTCCATCACCTCAGTGACACGCGGCAGGAGGCCGACTCAGAGAACCGGCAGCTCTGGGCGGCCAAGCAGGACCTGGCTGGGCAGCTGGAGGAGGTGCGGGGTCAGTTGCAGGTCACCAGGAGACACCTGGATGCTGCCAGGGGCCGAGTGTCCTGGCAGATAGAGGAGGAACCCAG TGTCCCCCGTTCCCGTGAGAAGGCCCCAAGCCCTCCAGCGATTTCCCCGGAGGAGCCGCCCCTGCCTGGGCTGTTTGGGGACAGTGATGACTGGAGCCAGCTCCTCAACTTCAGCAGCCCGCCCCCCAAAGCCCTGCAGCTCTCCTGGAgcccgccccccaccccaagaGACGCCTCAGGCCCCCAGACCCCCCGCGTGGTCAGGCAGATCTCCCTCTCCAAGTCGTCCGCTTGGCCATTTGGGCAGGAGCCATCCTCAGATCCAGAGGGGGCCACAAGGAGCCCCCCGGGGCTGCCTGACGGCCCCGAGGATGGGAAAGGAATCGACCCCGAGGAGCCGGACCTGGGTCCAGAGCGTCCCGTGAAGCCCCGAGGCCTGGAACCCGACCCTGAGCCAGGACCCAGCCCCGAGGCCCCCCTCCCCTGGAGCCCGGGAGCCCCAGCTGGGGGGTCAGGGAGCCTGGTGGCCGCTGCACTCCGGGTGCTCATTCCCTTGGAGGCCGAGCCTGCCCCCCAGGGGGCTGTGGCCCTCCCAGAGGGGCCAACAGAACCCTCCTGGGGCCTGCGGTCTGTGGGTCAGTCTcccacagaggggctggggcagggccaCCCCCGGGGGCTAGGAGAGGCTCCTGGCCAGGCCCTCAGGCCAGACGGGCTGCCTGCCTCCCCTCTCCGGAGGCCGGAAGAGGAGCCCAAGGCGGAGGCTGGAAAACCAGGGGACCGCAGCCGGCAGGACCCTGGTTCCCCGCAGGCAGCTGAGGCTCCTGGCCTGGGAACTGGGCACCCCGCGTCCCCCCAGCAGGAGCCTCCGCCCGCCCCTCTCCCCGCTGACCTGCCCCAGACTCCTGTGGAAGCCCCTGCTCCTGGACAGCTGTCCCCTCCAGGGGACCCTCCGCCCAAGGCTGCTGCAGGGTCCCTAGAGCCCCCTCGACCAGTCCCTGAGCTGGCTCAGAGAGAAGCGCGACCCGGGTCCCCAGTCTCAGCTGCTCTGGCGGAAAGAGAAGCAGGCCCCTCTCGGGCCAGGGAGCCAAGGGCCGGGAGCAGGCCTGAGGACCTGGGGTCCGACTCCGGGGAGGCTGGGCTGACCCCATCCCCGGGGGACTCCCCGGCCAGCGGGCCTCCAGCTGACCCCGAGTACCTCTTCCACGTCATCTTCCTGGGCGACTCCAACGTGGGCAAGACCTCCTTCCTGCACCTTCTGCACCAGAACGCCTTCGCCACGGGGCTGGCAGCGACCGTGG GAGTGGATTTTCGGGTCAAAACCTTGATGGTGGACAACAAGTGCTTTGCGCTGCAGCTCTGGGACACGGCTGGCCAGGAGAG GTACCACAGCTTGACGCGACAGTTGCTCCGAAAGGCTGACGGGGTGGTGCTCATGTATGATGTCACCTCCCAGGAGAGCTTTGCCCACGTGCGCTACTGGATGGACTGTCTACAG GATGAAGGGTCGGGCCAAGCAGTCGTTCTTCTCCTGGGAAACAAGATGGACTGTGAGGAGGAGCGCCAAGTGCCCACTGAAGCTGGGCGGCAGCTGGCTCAG GACCTGGGGGTCTCCTTCGGGGAGTGCAGCGCTGCCCTGGGTCACAACATCCTGGAGCCCATGATGAACCTGGCCCG GTCACtcagggtgcaggaggaccgtctGAAGGGCTCACTGGTGGAGGTGGCCTCTGAGAGGCCTCCCAAGAGAGCTGGCTGCTGTTTCTGA
- the LOC101958064 gene encoding galanin receptor type 2, translating to MELNATFPGGLPGAPERLLRAALAGLCGLVLLAGLPANGLLLLVLGRGPGSPRPLLALTNGLMVNVALSDLLFLGCVVPVLLLSFLRHDWWLGPTVCTASQAINTATMFCTFYSMVATALLRHVAVAWPGAALPGGRGARLLLCGAMWVLGLTASLPNWLFQRVTVERQAVGAPRALACLLLLSPARASCYFALLGALAFLPCAWGLGCAFGHVGWLLRTRPRGPPGESVREHRQNTGLVLLVLLVFLLMWGPCSVLGYVAATGRLPDTPATFVASSLCTLLAYSNCAVSPLLCLCLSRPLRAGLRDLCRRRPRGVGGAAAGRDSTQPGRPEPREAQRDLGREAAGRVEVQGQWGEPSSSIHQ from the coding sequence ATGGAGCTCAACGCCACCTTCCCTGGGGGGCTCCCGGGGGCCCCCGAGCGCCTGCTCCGAGCGGCCTTGGCGGGGCTCTGCGGGCTGGTCCTGCTGGCGGGGCTGCCGGCCAacggcctcctgctgctggtgcTGGGCCGGGGCCCGGGCTCCCCGCGCCCGCTGCTGGCCCTGACCAACGGCCTCATGGTGAACGTGGCGCTCTCCGACCTGCTCTTCCTGGGCTGCGTGGTGCCCGTGCTGCTGCTGAGCTTCCTGCGCCACGACTGGTGGCTGGGCCCCACGGTCTGCACGGCCAGCCAGGCCATCAACACGGCCACCATGTTCTGCACCTTCTACAGCATGGTGGCCACGGCCCTTCTGCGCCACGTGGCTGTGGCCTGGCCCGGCGCCGCCCTCCCTGGCGGCCGGGGTGCCCGCCTGCTGCTCTGCGGGGCCATGTGGGTCCTGGGTCTCACCGCATCCCTGCCCAACTGGCTGTTCCAGCGGGTGACCGTGGAGCGACAGGCCGTGGGGGCGCCCAGGGCCCTGGCCTGCCTCCTGCTGCTCAGCCCGGCTCGGGCCTCGTGCTACTTCGCCCTGCTGGGGGCGCTGGCCTTCCTGCCCTGCGCGTGGGGCCTGGGCTGCGCCTTCGGCCACGTGGGCTGGCTCCTGCGGACCCGGCCGCGGGGTCCCCCGGGGGAGAGCGTCCGGGAGCACCGCCAGAACACAGGGCTCGTCCTCCTGGTGCTGCTGGTTTTCCTGCTGATGTGGGGGCCCTGCTCCGTGCTGGGCTATGTGGCGGCCACCGGCCGCCTGCCTGACACACCGGCGACCTTCGTGGCCTCCAGCCTCTGCACCCTCCTGGCCTACTCCAACTGCGCCGTCAGCCCCCTCCTCTGCTTGTGCCTCTCACGCCCCCTGCGAGCCGGGCTCAGGGATCTTTGCCGCAGACGTCCCAGGGGCGTGGGAGGGGCTGCTGCAGGGAGGGACAGCACCCAGCCTGGGCGCCCAGAGCCCCGGGAAGCCCAGAGGGATCTCGGCCGAGAGGCTGCTGGGAGGGTTGAGGTTCAGGGGCAATGGGGGGAGCCCAGCTCTTCCATCCACCAGTAG